From Paludisphaera rhizosphaerae, the proteins below share one genomic window:
- a CDS encoding sulfatase family protein gives MRQTYILIVSTIVLSTPSALHAQPAADAAHPNVVVIFCDDMGYGDIGPFGAKKYATPNLDRMAAEGAKFTDFYVSSAVCSASRSALMTGCYNERVGIRGALGPKSKQGLAHSETTMAEMFKSAGYATGMAGKWHLGCRPSQLPIHHGFDEYLGLPYSNDMWPHHPERPADYPRLPLIEGDQPLDPDVTAEDQKLLTTRYSARAVDFIKRNKDKPFFFYLATNMPHVPLFVRDDDVGKSGAGLYGDVIREIDDAVGAILSTIRDSEIDDRTLVVFTSDNGPWLSYGDHGGSAGPLREGKGTSYEGGIREPFLARWPGKIPAGLVQHQPAATIDLLPTLAAIIGAKSPTLPIDGLDIRPLLFGEPGARSPHEAFFFYYADGQLQSMRSGSWKLMFPHTSRTMNGQAPGHSGEPGKYRNLAVGLELYDLDADVGETKNLTTEKPEVVAKLQAMADVMRGKLGDKLTNRTATEVRPAETAAD, from the coding sequence ATGAGACAAACTTATATTTTGATCGTCTCAACGATCGTCCTCTCGACGCCGTCGGCCCTGCACGCTCAACCGGCTGCGGACGCCGCCCACCCGAACGTGGTCGTGATCTTCTGCGACGACATGGGCTACGGCGACATCGGCCCCTTCGGCGCCAAGAAGTACGCGACGCCGAACCTCGACCGGATGGCCGCCGAGGGTGCGAAGTTTACGGATTTCTACGTGTCGAGCGCAGTCTGTTCGGCCTCGCGTTCGGCCCTGATGACGGGGTGCTACAACGAGCGCGTCGGGATTCGCGGAGCGCTCGGGCCGAAGTCTAAGCAGGGGCTGGCGCACAGCGAGACGACCATGGCCGAGATGTTCAAGTCGGCCGGATACGCGACGGGCATGGCCGGCAAGTGGCACCTGGGCTGCCGGCCCTCGCAACTGCCGATCCACCACGGATTCGACGAATACCTCGGCCTCCCCTACTCGAACGACATGTGGCCGCACCACCCCGAGCGGCCGGCGGACTATCCCAGGCTGCCGCTGATCGAGGGGGACCAGCCGCTGGACCCGGACGTCACGGCCGAGGATCAGAAGCTACTCACAACCCGTTACAGCGCCCGCGCCGTCGATTTCATCAAGAGGAACAAGGATAAGCCGTTCTTCTTCTATCTGGCCACCAACATGCCCCACGTCCCGCTCTTCGTCCGCGACGACGACGTCGGCAAGAGCGGCGCGGGGCTCTACGGCGACGTGATCCGCGAGATCGACGACGCCGTCGGCGCGATCCTGAGCACGATCCGCGACTCGGAAATCGACGACCGGACGCTCGTCGTCTTCACCTCCGACAACGGCCCCTGGCTGAGCTACGGCGACCATGGCGGTTCCGCAGGCCCGCTCCGCGAGGGCAAGGGGACGAGCTACGAGGGAGGCATTCGCGAGCCCTTCCTCGCGCGATGGCCAGGCAAGATCCCCGCGGGTCTCGTCCAGCATCAGCCGGCGGCGACCATCGACCTACTGCCGACCTTGGCCGCGATCATCGGCGCGAAGTCGCCCACGCTGCCGATCGACGGGCTGGATATCCGGCCGCTCCTCTTCGGCGAGCCCGGCGCTCGCAGCCCGCACGAGGCGTTCTTCTTCTACTACGCCGACGGCCAGCTCCAGTCGATGCGGTCCGGCTCGTGGAAGCTCATGTTCCCGCACACCTCGCGAACGATGAACGGCCAGGCCCCCGGTCACAGCGGCGAGCCCGGCAAGTATCGCAACCTCGCCGTCGGGCTGGAACTCTACGACCTCGACGCCGACGTCGGCGAGACCAAGAACCTGACTACCGAGAAGCCCGAGGTCGTCGCCAAGCTCCAGGCGATGGCCGACGTCATGCGCGGCAAGCTCGGCGACAAGCTGACGAATCGCACCGCCACCGAGGTCCGCCCGGCCGAGACGGCCGCCGACTGA
- a CDS encoding DUF4465 domain-containing protein encodes MISRHLHIAVCLALATLAVPAQAGEIVAGFDDLTLAPKSYNRGPMPNATLVDGPYGKVAAGSFTTGGVTLNNRYDTTYGSWGGFAYSNTTDTTTAGYLNQFSAYAGGGHSGTNYGVAFGYASSSFNPQTPQDFGTLPTIILPTGGSIEGMFVTNTTYAALSMLNGDSFAKKFDTGDWFKLTAYGFTSSGLESVDFYLADYRSSNAADHYILDAWAYMDLSSLAGATQLWFNVSSSDVGQYGMNTPGYFAVDDITYSLNATAVPEPTGLVMAASAVAVVGLSLRRRQAAA; translated from the coding sequence ATGATCTCTCGACACCTCCACATCGCCGTCTGCCTGGCCCTGGCGACTCTCGCCGTCCCTGCTCAGGCCGGTGAGATCGTCGCCGGCTTCGACGATCTGACGCTGGCCCCGAAGTCGTACAACAGGGGCCCGATGCCGAACGCGACGCTCGTCGACGGCCCTTACGGCAAGGTCGCGGCGGGCTCGTTCACAACCGGCGGCGTCACGCTCAACAACCGTTACGACACGACGTACGGGAGCTGGGGCGGCTTCGCCTATTCAAACACGACCGACACGACGACCGCGGGCTACCTCAACCAGTTCTCGGCCTACGCCGGCGGAGGGCACTCGGGCACCAACTATGGTGTGGCCTTCGGTTACGCGAGTTCGTCGTTCAACCCGCAGACGCCACAGGATTTCGGTACGCTGCCCACCATCATCCTGCCGACCGGCGGTTCGATCGAGGGGATGTTCGTCACCAACACGACCTACGCCGCTCTCTCAATGCTTAACGGCGACTCGTTCGCCAAGAAGTTCGACACCGGCGACTGGTTCAAGCTGACGGCTTACGGCTTCACGTCGTCTGGGTTGGAGTCCGTCGACTTCTATCTGGCCGACTACCGATCCTCCAACGCCGCCGACCACTACATCCTGGACGCCTGGGCTTACATGGATCTGTCGTCCCTGGCCGGCGCCACGCAACTCTGGTTCAACGTCTCCTCGTCGGACGTCGGCCAGTACGGGATGAACACGCCGGGCTATTTCGCCGTCGACGACATCACCTATAGCCTCAACGCCACCGCCGTCCCCGAGCCGACGGGCCTCGTCATGGCGGCGTCGGCCGTCGCCGTCGTCGGCCTGTCTCTGCGACGGAGACAAGCCGCGGCGTGA
- the asnB gene encoding asparagine synthase (glutamine-hydrolyzing), which yields MCGIAGAYDLTGQREFPAARLLAMTAAIAHRGPDDEQIHIEPGVALGARRLSIIDLAGGRQPLSNEDGSIWVAFNGELFEYPELRQKLLDRGHTLATRCDTEAWVHLYEDRGEAMFEEARGQFAVSLWDRRNRTLILGRDRIGICPLYYAQADGWLLWGSEIKAILASGLIRAEADVRGIDHLFTFFCSGTSRTFFKGVTSIPPGNFLRVQGDRIEKRVYWDFDFPDAGDETRLSDPTPLVDELQHRLETAVERRLRSDVPVVTYISGGLDSTVVLGLCSRLRQEPIPAFTIGLDRAGPDERAHSTEAAETLGSPLTTVVMDRAKVADAFPELVMAAEGPIVDTSCAALLRLAETVHGQGYKVTLTGEGADEALAGYVWYKTQKVRDAAYKVVGRTLPRIARNLAGRTISGRRFSVPPEGAIHGVRTAQQDMYEMISQCKPMLYSSAMRADLSEHDPYADLDVPNERMSRWAPLNQSLYVGYKVMLAGLLMISKGDRIAMNSSVEARYPFLDDDVVSFATRIAPEYKLHGMTEKWLLRRVAERILPAKIANRPKTMFRTSMSGTFLGPHRPSWVDQLLSPESLAKTGYFDPEAVRIQRARQVRTPRITIPRFTYDVGLTCVVTTQLWHHLFCGGGLCDLPEWSPPITARV from the coding sequence ATGTGCGGCATCGCCGGAGCCTACGACCTGACCGGCCAGAGAGAGTTTCCCGCGGCCCGACTCCTGGCCATGACCGCCGCCATCGCCCACCGCGGCCCCGACGACGAGCAGATCCACATCGAGCCCGGCGTCGCCCTGGGCGCGCGCCGGCTGTCGATCATCGACCTGGCCGGCGGCCGTCAGCCGCTGTCGAACGAGGACGGCTCGATCTGGGTCGCCTTCAACGGTGAGCTGTTCGAGTATCCCGAGCTGCGTCAGAAGCTCCTTGACCGCGGCCACACCCTGGCGACGCGCTGCGACACCGAGGCGTGGGTCCACCTGTACGAGGATCGTGGCGAGGCGATGTTCGAAGAGGCGCGGGGGCAGTTCGCCGTCTCGCTCTGGGACCGTCGCAATCGCACCTTGATCCTCGGCCGGGACCGCATCGGCATCTGCCCGCTCTATTACGCCCAGGCCGACGGCTGGCTCCTGTGGGGATCGGAGATCAAGGCGATCCTCGCCTCCGGCCTGATCCGCGCCGAGGCTGACGTTCGGGGGATCGACCACCTCTTCACGTTCTTCTGCTCGGGGACGTCGCGGACCTTTTTCAAGGGCGTGACGTCGATCCCGCCGGGGAACTTTCTGAGGGTTCAGGGCGACCGCATCGAGAAGCGGGTCTACTGGGACTTTGACTTCCCCGACGCCGGCGACGAGACCCGGCTCTCCGACCCGACGCCGCTCGTCGACGAGTTGCAGCACCGGCTGGAGACGGCCGTCGAGCGTCGGCTCCGCAGCGACGTCCCGGTCGTCACCTACATCAGCGGCGGCCTCGATTCGACGGTCGTCCTGGGACTCTGCTCGCGGCTGCGGCAGGAGCCGATCCCGGCTTTCACGATCGGCCTGGACCGCGCCGGACCCGATGAACGGGCCCACTCGACGGAGGCCGCCGAGACTCTCGGCTCGCCGCTGACCACGGTGGTCATGGATCGCGCCAAGGTCGCCGACGCCTTCCCGGAACTGGTCATGGCGGCCGAGGGGCCGATCGTCGACACCTCGTGCGCTGCGCTCCTGCGGCTGGCGGAGACGGTCCACGGCCAGGGCTACAAGGTGACGCTCACCGGCGAGGGCGCCGATGAGGCGCTCGCGGGATACGTCTGGTACAAGACCCAGAAGGTTCGCGACGCCGCTTACAAGGTCGTCGGTCGGACGCTGCCCCGGATCGCCCGCAATCTGGCCGGACGGACGATCAGCGGCCGCCGCTTTTCCGTGCCTCCCGAGGGGGCCATCCACGGGGTCCGCACGGCGCAGCAGGATATGTACGAGATGATCTCCCAGTGCAAGCCGATGCTCTACTCGTCGGCGATGCGGGCGGATCTCAGCGAGCACGACCCCTACGCCGACCTGGACGTCCCCAATGAGCGGATGTCGCGCTGGGCGCCCCTGAATCAGTCGCTGTACGTCGGCTATAAGGTGATGCTCGCGGGCTTGTTGATGATCTCCAAGGGGGATCGCATCGCCATGAACTCGTCGGTCGAGGCCCGTTACCCGTTCCTCGACGACGACGTGGTCTCGTTCGCGACCCGGATCGCCCCTGAGTACAAGCTCCACGGCATGACCGAGAAGTGGCTCCTCCGGCGCGTTGCGGAGCGGATCCTCCCGGCGAAGATCGCCAACCGCCCCAAGACGATGTTCCGCACCAGCATGTCCGGGACGTTCCTGGGCCCTCACCGGCCGTCGTGGGTGGACCAGTTGCTCAGCCCGGAATCGCTGGCGAAGACCGGTTACTTCGACCCCGAGGCCGTCCGGATCCAGCGGGCCCGCCAGGTCCGCACGCCCCGCATAACCATTCCGCGCTTCACCTACGACGTCGGCCTGACGTGCGTCGTCACGACTCAATTGTGGCACCACCTCTTCTGCGGCGGCGGACTCTGCGACCTCCCCGAGTGGTCGCCTCCCATCACGGCCAGGGTTTGA
- a CDS encoding carbon-nitrogen hydrolase family protein yields MKLTAAAVQMPSDLLDLSANLQRADGLLRQARDAGAELVVLPELFNTGYSLCPDFGPYSETPEGPTLLYLLRRARQWKMHIAAGYVEREGRHLYDSLAFCTPDGELHVYRKRNLVFWERFRFHPGSKPLVVTTPWGRVGFAVCADMIYRRVWKGYRDNIDLAVVSAAWPEFADRASGRRHWLLGHVGPLCSDIPAQVAQDLGVPVVFANQCGETQTRIPLLHTTIHDRFAGRSSICDGLHGAPLRAGLAPDLLISSVTIHPKRGLKSWHFTSPSARAAASFASEPS; encoded by the coding sequence GTGAAATTGACGGCCGCCGCCGTACAGATGCCGAGCGACCTGCTGGACCTCTCGGCGAACCTCCAGCGCGCCGACGGGCTGCTCCGCCAGGCGCGCGACGCCGGCGCCGAGCTGGTCGTCCTGCCCGAGCTGTTCAATACGGGCTACAGTCTCTGCCCCGACTTCGGGCCGTACAGCGAGACCCCCGAGGGGCCGACGCTCTTGTACCTCCTTCGTCGGGCCCGCCAGTGGAAGATGCACATCGCCGCCGGCTACGTCGAGCGCGAAGGTCGACACCTGTATGACTCGCTCGCGTTCTGCACGCCGGACGGCGAGCTGCACGTCTACCGCAAACGGAACCTCGTCTTCTGGGAACGTTTCCGGTTCCACCCCGGATCGAAGCCCCTGGTCGTCACGACCCCCTGGGGCCGCGTCGGCTTCGCCGTCTGTGCGGACATGATCTACCGCCGGGTCTGGAAGGGCTACCGCGACAACATCGACCTCGCGGTGGTTTCGGCCGCCTGGCCGGAGTTCGCGGATCGTGCGAGCGGCCGTCGCCACTGGCTGCTGGGGCACGTCGGCCCGCTGTGCAGCGACATCCCCGCGCAGGTCGCGCAGGATCTGGGCGTGCCGGTGGTTTTCGCCAACCAGTGCGGCGAGACCCAGACGCGGATTCCGCTCCTGCACACGACGATCCACGACCGGTTCGCCGGCCGCAGCAGCATTTGCGACGGGCTTCACGGGGCTCCGCTCCGTGCCGGCCTCGCTCCGGACCTCCTGATTTCCTCTGTCACCATCCATCCGAAGCGAGGATTGAAGTCGTGGCATTTTACGTCCCCCTCGGCCCGCGCGGCGGCGTCTTTCGCCTCGGAACCTTCCTGA
- a CDS encoding PEGA domain-containing protein — protein sequence MVRSPKVVRTAAALALAAGCLSMETGCVIRRYTIRSDPPGAQVIVNDEEIGPTPVSKSFVFYGDREITLIKDGFETKTVVQPVAAPWWDNLLTEFFSENVVPFTLRDEREFTYDLQPARSPGANDVLERAESLRAEAQAPPKPRRRGILAWLGFD from the coding sequence ATGGTGAGATCTCCGAAGGTCGTCCGCACTGCCGCGGCGCTGGCCCTGGCGGCCGGCTGCCTGAGCATGGAAACCGGCTGCGTGATCCGGCGGTACACGATCCGCTCCGACCCCCCCGGCGCGCAGGTGATCGTCAACGATGAGGAGATCGGGCCGACGCCCGTCTCGAAGTCGTTCGTTTTCTACGGCGATCGCGAGATCACGCTGATCAAGGACGGGTTCGAGACCAAGACCGTCGTCCAGCCGGTCGCGGCGCCCTGGTGGGACAACCTGCTCACCGAGTTCTTCAGTGAGAACGTCGTCCCGTTCACGCTGCGGGACGAGCGCGAGTTCACTTACGACCTTCAGCCAGCCCGATCGCCCGGCGCCAACGATGTCCTCGAACGCGCTGAGAGCCTGAGGGCCGAGGCTCAGGCACCGCCCAAACCGAGGCGTCGCGGGATTCTCGCCTGGCTGGGCTTTGATTGA
- a CDS encoding GNAT family N-acetyltransferase translates to MTIVPIARADYLRLVEIWEASVRATHDFLTEADLQVMKPLILNGYLDAVDLAGVCDDSGELVGFLGTHENRIEMLFVAPEMRGKGFGRMLIEHAVDRLGCDEVDVNEQNPQAVGFYLKLGFRQVGRSARDGQGNPFPLLHLKLPVEA, encoded by the coding sequence ATGACCATCGTCCCCATCGCCAGGGCTGATTACCTGCGCCTCGTGGAAATCTGGGAGGCCTCCGTTCGCGCCACTCACGACTTCCTGACCGAGGCCGATCTCCAGGTAATGAAGCCGCTGATCCTGAACGGGTATCTCGACGCCGTCGATCTGGCGGGCGTTTGCGACGACTCCGGAGAGTTGGTCGGCTTCCTGGGGACGCATGAGAATCGGATCGAGATGCTGTTCGTCGCCCCGGAGATGCGCGGGAAGGGCTTCGGCCGGATGCTGATCGAGCATGCCGTCGATCGGTTGGGGTGCGACGAGGTCGACGTCAACGAGCAGAACCCGCAGGCCGTCGGCTTCTATTTGAAGCTGGGCTTCCGCCAGGTGGGGCGGTCGGCGCGGGACGGTCAGGGGAACCCGTTCCCCCTGCTGCACCTGAAGCTGCCGGTCGAAGCGTGA
- a CDS encoding leucyl aminopeptidase — translation MTIRIIRQPLTTVDAPWVVTPIFDKEGGIASDLRGTSIEPLATRLLDEKEIKGSVGETVTLYAPAGFLAPSLLLAGLGSKAKIDARGAYAAGVAMAKRLAGKPRDRVVVSLAAVLEIGGPTLVSSLVEGIMVGMQSPGLHKAEPNRHAFPLDLIVPEGTTDATVAELEQIAARGEVVGQAVNMARMLANTPPGEKPPVVLAEVIRKAAADQGIDVHVWNAAKIREEKFGGLLAVAAGSDEPPAFVTLDYLKGGDAPVLALVGKGVTFDSGGLSLKPSASMEDMKSDMTGAAVVAATILAVARLKLPVNVKGYLALTENMTGGRAMKLGDVLKMRNGKTVEVLNTDAEGRLILADALSYAAESKPARMLDLATLTGACIVGLGTKIAGLFSNDEPFAGEIADASKTAGERIWPLPLDDDFKDALKSSVADMKNVGGKWGGAITAAKFLEEFTAGIPWVHLDIAGPSWSDNEASTRDVGGTGCFVRTLVAYLEKAAS, via the coding sequence ATGACGATCAGGATCATCCGTCAGCCGCTGACGACCGTAGACGCGCCCTGGGTCGTCACGCCGATCTTCGACAAGGAAGGCGGAATCGCCTCGGACCTGCGGGGGACTTCGATCGAGCCGCTCGCGACGCGCCTGCTGGACGAGAAGGAGATCAAAGGATCGGTTGGCGAGACCGTCACGCTCTACGCGCCGGCGGGGTTCCTCGCGCCCTCGCTGCTGCTGGCCGGGCTAGGGTCGAAGGCCAAGATCGACGCCCGCGGAGCTTATGCTGCGGGGGTCGCGATGGCGAAGCGACTGGCGGGAAAGCCGCGGGACCGCGTCGTCGTCAGTCTGGCGGCCGTCCTGGAGATTGGCGGCCCGACGCTCGTCTCCTCGCTGGTCGAGGGAATCATGGTCGGCATGCAGAGCCCAGGGCTGCATAAGGCTGAACCGAACCGCCACGCCTTCCCGCTCGACCTGATCGTCCCTGAGGGGACAACCGACGCGACGGTCGCCGAGCTGGAACAGATCGCCGCGCGGGGAGAGGTCGTCGGCCAGGCGGTCAACATGGCGCGGATGCTCGCGAACACGCCGCCGGGAGAGAAGCCGCCCGTCGTTCTGGCCGAGGTCATCCGCAAGGCGGCGGCCGACCAGGGGATCGACGTCCACGTCTGGAACGCGGCGAAGATCCGCGAGGAGAAGTTCGGCGGCCTGCTGGCCGTGGCTGCGGGCTCCGACGAGCCGCCGGCCTTCGTCACGCTCGACTACCTTAAAGGCGGAGACGCCCCCGTCCTGGCCCTCGTCGGCAAGGGTGTGACGTTCGACTCGGGGGGCCTCAGCCTCAAGCCGAGCGCCTCCATGGAGGACATGAAGTCCGACATGACCGGCGCGGCGGTCGTGGCGGCGACCATCCTGGCCGTCGCCCGCCTCAAGCTGCCGGTGAACGTCAAGGGCTACCTCGCTCTGACCGAGAACATGACCGGCGGCCGCGCCATGAAGCTCGGCGACGTCCTCAAGATGCGTAACGGCAAGACCGTGGAAGTCCTCAACACCGACGCCGAGGGCCGCCTCATCCTGGCCGACGCCCTGAGCTACGCGGCCGAGTCCAAGCCGGCGCGGATGCTCGACCTGGCCACCCTGACGGGTGCCTGCATCGTCGGCCTGGGAACGAAGATCGCCGGATTGTTCAGCAACGACGAGCCCTTCGCCGGCGAGATCGCCGACGCGAGCAAGACGGCCGGCGAGCGCATTTGGCCGCTTCCTCTGGACGACGACTTCAAGGACGCCCTCAAGAGCAGCGTGGCCGACATGAAGAACGTCGGCGGCAAGTGGGGCGGGGCGATCACCGCCGCCAAGTTCCTGGAGGAGTTCACCGCCGGCATTCCCTGGGTCCACCTGGACATCGCCGGCCCCAGTTGGAGCGATAACGAGGCCTCGACGCGCGACGTCGGGGGCACGGGCTGCTTCGTCCGCACCCTGGTTGCTTACCTGGAGAAAGCGGCGAGTTGA
- a CDS encoding alginate O-acetyltransferase AlgX-related protein: MRRTAMTPRRRRLARVLTAACWWALVAWFARQTLHTRDAQPEHLIATVVLAYLAAWCPVLAMARWSPAGKLARIGACTTSLVAAFTLMESPAALGVVDYREVFHTPTPPWKRSGNLPDPDLLFVRKPDQRLRLRFQGSDRHDLRGMPPGPAYDCDTTLDAQGFRNPARLESAEVALIGDSFVEGLQVADAELVSARLSALIDAPVANLGRTGYGPRQELAVLNRYGPQLGPRTCVWFFYEGNDLQDLDSYPTDRDRVRALRPESFRKAWYARSFARNAAGWLVRRDDRDAAIPAQSRTGRRHDASSSSATDLYFSCGVHEGNASAVAGRAKPEKLERLKEVFADAAASCRRQGMDLVVAFVPAKFRVYRDLCEFDADSPCPGWQVDDLPAKVQEAVRAASPEISFLDLTPALRTRAEAGELVYLADDTHWSAQGHQAAAEAVAEVLGDRRRLVRDQLTSARSPGPDWPTGSTGRTRSGP, encoded by the coding sequence ATGCGCAGAACGGCCATGACACCAAGACGTCGACGCCTGGCGCGGGTCCTCACGGCGGCCTGCTGGTGGGCCCTCGTCGCCTGGTTCGCCCGCCAGACGCTCCACACTCGCGACGCCCAGCCCGAGCACCTGATCGCGACCGTCGTCCTGGCCTATCTCGCGGCCTGGTGCCCCGTGCTGGCGATGGCGCGGTGGAGCCCGGCGGGAAAGCTGGCCCGGATCGGAGCCTGTACGACGTCGCTCGTTGCGGCCTTCACCCTGATGGAATCGCCCGCGGCTCTCGGAGTCGTCGACTATCGCGAGGTTTTCCACACGCCCACGCCCCCCTGGAAGCGATCAGGGAATCTTCCCGATCCCGACCTCCTCTTCGTCCGCAAACCCGACCAACGTTTGCGGCTGCGATTCCAGGGGTCAGACCGACACGACCTTCGAGGAATGCCTCCAGGCCCCGCCTACGACTGCGATACGACGCTCGACGCCCAGGGCTTCCGCAACCCGGCCCGGCTTGAATCCGCCGAGGTCGCCCTGATCGGCGACTCGTTCGTCGAGGGCCTGCAAGTCGCCGACGCCGAACTCGTCTCCGCCCGCCTCTCCGCGCTGATCGACGCCCCCGTCGCCAACCTTGGCCGCACGGGCTATGGACCGCGCCAGGAGTTGGCCGTGCTCAACCGATACGGCCCTCAACTCGGCCCGCGGACGTGCGTCTGGTTCTTCTATGAAGGGAACGACCTGCAAGACCTGGACTCGTATCCGACCGACCGCGACCGCGTGCGAGCCCTCAGGCCGGAGTCGTTCCGCAAGGCTTGGTACGCCCGGTCGTTCGCCCGCAACGCCGCCGGCTGGCTCGTCCGGCGCGACGACCGCGACGCCGCGATTCCCGCGCAGTCCAGGACTGGGAGGCGTCACGATGCATCATCATCCTCGGCGACCGACCTCTACTTCTCCTGCGGGGTCCACGAGGGGAACGCCTCGGCCGTCGCCGGTCGGGCGAAGCCGGAGAAGTTGGAGCGGCTGAAGGAGGTCTTCGCCGATGCGGCGGCCTCTTGCCGAAGGCAGGGAATGGACCTTGTGGTCGCCTTCGTGCCGGCCAAGTTTCGGGTCTATCGGGATCTCTGCGAGTTCGACGCCGACTCCCCCTGCCCTGGTTGGCAGGTCGACGACCTGCCCGCGAAGGTGCAGGAGGCCGTCCGAGCGGCCTCGCCGGAGATCAGCTTCCTGGACCTCACGCCGGCCCTCCGCACCCGTGCGGAGGCCGGCGAGTTGGTCTATCTGGCGGACGACACCCACTGGTCGGCCCAGGGTCACCAGGCTGCGGCCGAGGCGGTCGCCGAGGTGCTCGGCGACCGCCGACGGCTCGTCCGGGATCAGCTTACTTCGGCGCGGTCGCCGGGGCCGGACTGGCCGACCGGATCGACCGGACGAACGCGATCAGGTCCTTGA